One genomic window of Desulfobulbaceae bacterium includes the following:
- the mqnE gene encoding aminofutalosine synthase MqnE, with the protein MDEMIKRAGLIDILVKINVGERLSIDDGVRLYRSPDILAVGYLANLVREKKNGNNAYFIYNQHINYSNICTNLCKFCAFGKDATSPLAYEMTIEDIRNKVKERLDEPITEIHMVGGIHPDLPFSYYLNALSAIKEVRPLVHIQAFTCVEIAHLAEIAKLSVSDTLTQLMSAGLGSIPGGGAEVFSPRIRAKTCEKKLSGEGWIEVAKTAHRLGLQSNATMLYGHIETIEERLEHMDMLRQAQDETGGFMTFIPLAFHPKNTEMADISKSSGIEDLKNIAVARLFLDNFPHIKAYWVMIGIKLAQVALSFGADDIDGTVKEEIITRMAGGESEQSQAR; encoded by the coding sequence ATGGATGAGATGATTAAACGTGCAGGCTTGATCGATATATTAGTCAAAATTAATGTGGGAGAGAGGCTGTCAATTGATGATGGTGTCAGACTCTACCGTAGCCCCGACATCTTGGCTGTTGGCTATCTCGCTAACCTGGTAAGAGAGAAGAAGAATGGCAATAACGCCTACTTTATCTATAATCAGCATATCAACTATTCTAATATCTGTACCAACCTGTGTAAATTTTGCGCTTTTGGCAAAGATGCGACTTCGCCATTAGCTTATGAGATGACCATTGAAGATATTCGCAACAAAGTCAAAGAGCGACTTGATGAACCTATAACCGAAATCCATATGGTTGGCGGCATCCATCCAGACTTGCCTTTCAGCTATTATCTTAATGCCTTGTCGGCCATCAAAGAGGTTCGCCCCTTAGTCCATATTCAAGCCTTTACCTGTGTCGAGATCGCCCATCTTGCAGAAATTGCCAAGCTATCAGTATCTGATACGCTAACACAATTAATGTCAGCAGGTCTTGGTTCTATTCCCGGTGGAGGGGCGGAAGTGTTTAGTCCCCGGATCAGGGCCAAGACCTGCGAAAAAAAATTGTCCGGCGAAGGGTGGATAGAGGTGGCAAAGACCGCTCATCGCTTGGGTCTGCAAAGTAATGCCACCATGCTTTATGGTCATATCGAGACTATAGAAGAACGCTTGGAGCACATGGACATGCTGCGTCAAGCCCAAGATGAAACCGGAGGTTTCATGACCTTCATCCCCTTGGCCTTTCATCCTAAAAACACCGAGATGGCCGATATCTCCAAAAGTTCTGGCATCGAGGATCTTAAGAATATTGCCGTTGCCCGTCTCTTTCTTGATAATTTTCCTCACATCAAGGCTTATTGGGTGATGATAGGGATCAAGCTTGCCCAGGTGGCCTTATCTTTTGGCGCAGACGATATCGATGGTACGGTCAAGGAGGAGATCATCACCCGTATGGCGGGTGGTGAGAGTGAGCAATCCCAGGCGCGCCA
- a CDS encoding TetR/AcrR family transcriptional regulator, whose product MMREITQSNNNTFSNLPLEKRLRIETALVSEFAAKGYQNASLNTVVKALGIAKGSLYQYFSNKEAIFLHIFDHFVRAVKDMVQQPAESEPTDHDFWSVVRRTMLAGVAFVERYPDYYQLYLNVLFEYDIPNREELISQVRLFSLDFFGPLALQGQREGTVTSGVPVSMVVFLIDAALDRFLQGYARSYLDGGLNLAAKDGPALITEIDLLIETLKNGLTGQREYRI is encoded by the coding sequence ATGATGAGAGAAATAACTCAATCCAACAACAACACCTTTAGTAATCTGCCCCTCGAAAAGCGGCTGAGAATTGAGACCGCGCTCGTCAGTGAATTTGCTGCCAAGGGCTATCAGAATGCCAGCTTGAACACTGTGGTCAAGGCATTGGGGATTGCCAAGGGATCGCTGTATCAATACTTCTCTAACAAGGAAGCAATTTTTCTTCATATTTTTGATCACTTCGTCAGGGCGGTCAAAGATATGGTACAGCAGCCTGCGGAGAGTGAACCCACAGATCACGATTTTTGGTCCGTGGTTCGACGGACTATGCTTGCTGGTGTTGCCTTTGTTGAGCGCTACCCTGATTACTATCAACTCTATCTTAATGTACTTTTTGAATATGATATCCCAAACCGGGAGGAGTTGATCTCTCAAGTTCGATTGTTCTCTCTGGATTTTTTTGGACCATTGGCTCTTCAAGGACAACGAGAAGGAACGGTAACCTCTGGTGTACCCGTGTCCATGGTTGTTTTTTTGATTGATGCTGCGCTGGATCGTTTTTTACAGGGTTACGCTCGTTCGTACCTTGATGGCGGGTTGAACTTGGCAGCCAAGGACGGGCCAGCATTGATAACTGAAATTGACTTGTTGATTGAAACCCTCAAGAACGGCTTGACAGGACAAAGAGAATATCGAATATGA
- a CDS encoding ABC transporter permease yields MQQTLRNLWFLALSTFIEGIRHKALWAIVCLATFLTMANISVAELFSWDLGKVSVEFGLSAVAFTGLLLVFFLGLKILADDLERNRIYLLMSRPVAGWHYITGKYLGLALTLGLSTIILGGAAALSMQYVLWQYPAFVPPNFSWLTYAMAMTCQWLALLMMLAVSFLCFSFASQPFVALLLAVSTYLVGQNMELLRRVVLENAHAGILSGQEKFVLALSWIFPNLSLFDKKYVAAYGFAFSGQEFLLLALYCLSYCALILFLSSRLFNRRELA; encoded by the coding sequence ATGCAGCAAACACTCCGTAATCTCTGGTTCCTCGCTTTATCCACCTTTATCGAGGGCATCCGCCATAAGGCTCTCTGGGCCATAGTCTGCCTGGCCACTTTCCTGACCATGGCCAATATCTCTGTTGCAGAGCTCTTCTCGTGGGATTTAGGCAAGGTCTCGGTGGAATTTGGCCTCTCCGCCGTTGCCTTCACCGGGCTGTTGCTGGTCTTTTTCCTTGGCCTGAAAATACTCGCCGATGACCTGGAGCGTAACCGTATTTACCTGCTCATGTCGCGGCCGGTGGCGGGTTGGCACTATATCACCGGTAAATATCTCGGTCTGGCCCTGACCCTTGGGCTTTCGACAATAATTCTGGGTGGAGCCGCCGCCCTTTCTATGCAGTATGTACTCTGGCAATACCCAGCCTTTGTGCCACCCAATTTCTCCTGGCTCACCTATGCCATGGCCATGACCTGCCAGTGGCTGGCCCTGCTGATGATGCTCGCGGTGAGCTTCCTCTGTTTCAGTTTTGCCAGCCAACCATTTGTTGCGTTATTGCTTGCCGTCTCCACCTATCTTGTCGGCCAAAACATGGAACTTTTGCGACGGGTAGTGCTGGAAAACGCCCACGCCGGCATCCTCAGCGGGCAGGAAAAATTTGTGCTGGCCCTCTCCTGGATCTTCCCCAATCTCTCTCTGTTCGATAAAAAATATGTAGCGGCCTACGGCTTTGCTTTCAGCGGCCAAGAGTTTTTGTTGTTAGCTCTCTATTGTCTCTCTTACTGTGCCCTCATTCTTTTCCTATCTAGCAGGCTTTTTAACCGACGGGAGCTTGCCTGA
- a CDS encoding ABC transporter ATP-binding protein, translated as MTTAIAIDRLNKSFGSRGKKNLALHNLSLTIAPGEVFGFLGPNGAGKSTTIKLLLHFLKPDSGTLSILGHTVGQDEFRNQIGYLSEFPFFYDHLSARETLQLSGRLSGMSSQALRERIPLLLARMNLTEAIDRRVGGFSKGMKQRLGMANALIHDPQVLIFDEPMSGLDPLGRHLIKNIIIDLRQQGKTVFFSSHILSDIEDLCDRIGIVHRGHLLYSGELQDFIKGSASLEEHFVAIIEEYDHAANTP; from the coding sequence ATGACCACAGCCATTGCCATCGACAGGCTCAATAAGTCCTTCGGTAGCCGAGGCAAAAAAAATCTGGCACTCCATAACCTCTCCCTCACCATCGCCCCAGGCGAAGTCTTTGGCTTTCTCGGCCCCAACGGCGCAGGCAAATCCACCACCATCAAACTGCTGCTCCATTTTTTAAAGCCGGACAGCGGAACGCTCTCCATTCTCGGCCACACCGTAGGCCAAGACGAGTTCCGCAATCAGATCGGCTACCTCTCCGAGTTCCCTTTTTTCTACGACCATCTCAGCGCGCGTGAGACCTTACAACTCTCCGGCCGCCTGAGTGGCATGTCAAGTCAGGCCCTGCGCGAACGAATCCCCCTGCTTCTTGCCCGCATGAACCTCACTGAGGCCATCGACCGGCGGGTGGGCGGCTTTTCCAAAGGTATGAAGCAGCGCCTGGGCATGGCCAACGCCCTGATTCACGACCCTCAGGTACTCATCTTTGACGAGCCGATGAGCGGCTTAGACCCCTTGGGCCGTCATCTCATAAAAAACATCATCATCGATTTGCGACAGCAGGGTAAGACGGTGTTCTTCAGTTCACATATCTTAAGCGACATCGAGGATCTCTGCGATCGGATCGGCATTGTCCACCGAGGGCACCTTCTCTATAGCGGGGAGCTTCAAGATTTCATCAAAGGCAGCGCCAGTTTGGAAGAGCACTTTGTCGCCATTATCGAGGAATACGACCATGCAGCAAACACTCCGTAA
- a CDS encoding prepilin-type N-terminal cleavage/methylation domain-containing protein, which translates to MAHGTLHARTNNLLIMKLRDTKPTQNGFSLIEMLIAISIMIIITAISVNSAMQVLPGLRLKRAARVLIAQMQQARFNAIKENRIWQIQFTDNPGTTNDSYQLISSGPDGIIGNADDILSPTVFLSAYGSGVAYGAGGATATWNNDVIDQRTSVTFSNRGLCGQGITYLTNQDNTVSFAITTSIAGSVTLRKYNGITPFNTNNWMN; encoded by the coding sequence ATGGCTCATGGCACACTCCATGCTCGAACTAATAATTTACTCATTATGAAACTACGGGATACCAAACCAACACAAAACGGCTTCAGCTTAATTGAAATGCTGATCGCAATATCAATCATGATCATTATAACTGCGATTAGCGTTAACTCTGCAATGCAAGTGCTCCCCGGGCTTCGCCTTAAAAGAGCCGCTCGCGTTCTGATAGCTCAGATGCAGCAAGCTCGATTTAATGCTATCAAGGAGAATCGCATCTGGCAAATTCAATTCACTGATAATCCTGGCACGACAAATGACTCATATCAACTTATTTCCAGTGGGCCTGATGGTATTATCGGCAACGCCGATGATATCCTATCCCCCACAGTCTTCTTATCCGCTTACGGGAGCGGAGTAGCTTACGGGGCCGGAGGCGCCACAGCTACCTGGAACAATGATGTTATCGACCAACGAACAAGCGTCACCTTTAGCAATAGAGGTCTTTGTGGTCAAGGAATCACCTATTTAACCAACCAAGATAACACGGTGAGCTTTGCAATAACTACCTCCATCGCTGGTTCAGTTACTCTTCGCAAATATAATGGCATCACTCCATTCAACACCAATAACTGGATGAACTGA